The following are encoded in a window of Verrucomicrobiia bacterium genomic DNA:
- a CDS encoding DUF4175 domain-containing protein, producing MNPVEQIAAARLAAAARQKDRNRRLAWLTLQLALLLLLFIVAAIADYHLALPPGLRLLVLVGLGALTATGLIRVLRLFQHPASFKEAALDAEAQDPALGCTVSTAAEYVSGQRRPTQAYEPELVAALEAEAARTLRRVHVPYQRQLRWPLALLAVALLSLAGFIFLSTRPDTALKRLATPWTPETYTRVSVLPGNIEIPMGRDLEITCEFTGRQPKRPLLHWRELGQDVWQQKVLTTNEKGNLSFTLRNVRNPLFYHVTGGDARSPDYQVLPYIPPEVQEFQINVAMPSYTGLPPFQQSLPNLNVLRASTITLQIKPNVPLASARLIFDHHQAPIPLVPEGDVTWKTAFTVTTNARYWIELTDRRQHLGSNAVPHRIHALPDEPPLVEITAPARDLSLAADAILPITVSASDDFGLREIRLKYHKLGQPEQTRVLQGKSTGKGEIQASTSLSIAELGLREYEVAAYYAEAEDNNTLDGPGLGKSKVYFIEVTRPSLRPNATPTDSGLASQPQPPPPPKLNLLTVQKQLIADTRALPQQPRPEAARELSQRQQAAADFAEAYRDALNAVDAPQATRQQMDAAVNEMRQAANALEKQKPSEALPHEERALANMYQALKHMPELQDLPLQPQQAGQPQNQAVRLALEAIRQRQEQQAQATGQEMAELAQQVHQLSQAQAALTEAMQNLLENMAAQNQSAESQQTQQGQQGQQGQQGQQGQQGQQGQQGQQGQQGQQGQQGQQGQQGQQGQQGQQGQQAQQAGKGRNTGQQGRPGQGNGQQADASQQLPQLAQQQEQLGQQADAVAQKLATLAGKDGRVGHNVATLMNQAANQMKNAAQSLKGGQPGQGLTQAREGGYGLNTVASKLEKLVGDDLRLTDTSAEDYPKEYQHVIQEYLKRLSHQE from the coding sequence ATGAATCCCGTTGAACAAATTGCCGCCGCCCGGCTGGCTGCCGCTGCCCGTCAAAAAGACCGCAACCGACGGCTGGCGTGGCTGACCCTGCAACTGGCCTTGTTGCTCCTCCTGTTTATTGTTGCCGCCATTGCCGATTACCACCTGGCCCTGCCGCCAGGCCTGCGGTTGTTGGTGCTGGTGGGATTAGGTGCCCTCACCGCCACCGGCCTAATCAGAGTGCTCCGGCTCTTTCAACATCCGGCCTCATTCAAGGAGGCGGCCTTGGATGCCGAAGCTCAGGACCCTGCGCTTGGCTGCACTGTGTCAACAGCCGCTGAGTACGTCTCCGGCCAGCGCCGTCCCACCCAGGCTTACGAGCCGGAATTGGTGGCTGCGCTGGAAGCTGAAGCTGCACGCACCTTGCGGCGTGTACATGTCCCCTACCAACGTCAACTCCGCTGGCCCCTGGCCCTTCTGGCTGTCGCCCTGCTCTCCCTGGCAGGTTTCATCTTTCTTTCCACCCGGCCGGATACCGCACTGAAGCGCCTCGCCACCCCTTGGACCCCCGAAACCTATACCCGGGTCAGCGTCTTGCCCGGCAATATCGAAATCCCCATGGGACGTGATCTGGAAATTACTTGCGAATTCACCGGCCGCCAGCCCAAACGCCCTCTGCTGCACTGGCGGGAGCTCGGCCAGGACGTCTGGCAGCAAAAAGTGCTGACCACCAACGAAAAGGGCAACCTTTCCTTTACGCTGCGTAACGTGCGCAACCCACTTTTCTATCATGTCACGGGAGGAGATGCCCGCTCCCCGGATTACCAAGTCCTGCCTTATATCCCCCCGGAAGTACAGGAGTTTCAAATTAACGTGGCCATGCCTTCTTATACCGGCCTTCCTCCCTTCCAGCAGTCTCTCCCCAATCTTAACGTATTGCGGGCTTCCACCATCACCTTACAGATTAAACCCAACGTCCCGCTGGCGAGCGCTCGCCTAATCTTTGATCACCATCAAGCGCCCATCCCCCTTGTGCCCGAGGGTGATGTAACATGGAAAACTGCTTTCACCGTTACCACCAACGCCAGGTATTGGATTGAACTAACCGATCGCCGCCAACACCTCGGCTCCAACGCTGTCCCGCACCGCATCCATGCCCTGCCGGACGAGCCACCGCTGGTGGAAATCACTGCTCCCGCCAGGGACCTCAGCCTTGCCGCCGATGCCATCCTTCCCATTACCGTGTCCGCTTCCGATGATTTTGGCCTCCGCGAAATCCGCCTTAAGTATCACAAGCTGGGACAGCCTGAACAAACTCGCGTCCTCCAGGGCAAATCCACAGGCAAAGGTGAAATCCAGGCCAGCACCTCGCTTTCGATTGCTGAACTGGGGCTGCGCGAGTACGAAGTGGCAGCTTATTACGCTGAAGCCGAGGACAACAACACGCTCGACGGGCCTGGCCTCGGCAAATCCAAGGTCTATTTTATTGAGGTAACCCGGCCATCCCTCCGTCCAAATGCCACCCCGACAGACTCAGGTCTTGCTTCGCAACCGCAACCCCCGCCACCGCCCAAATTAAATCTGCTTACCGTGCAAAAGCAGCTTATTGCCGACACCCGCGCCCTTCCCCAGCAACCCCGTCCCGAAGCCGCCCGGGAGCTTTCTCAACGGCAGCAAGCTGCCGCTGATTTTGCGGAGGCCTATCGTGACGCTTTGAATGCCGTGGACGCCCCCCAAGCAACCCGCCAGCAAATGGATGCAGCCGTCAATGAAATGCGTCAGGCCGCCAACGCTCTGGAAAAGCAAAAACCATCCGAGGCACTACCCCATGAAGAGCGCGCTCTCGCCAATATGTACCAGGCTCTTAAGCACATGCCAGAGCTTCAAGACCTGCCCCTCCAACCTCAACAAGCAGGCCAGCCCCAAAATCAGGCCGTGCGTCTGGCCTTGGAAGCCATCCGTCAGCGGCAGGAGCAGCAGGCCCAGGCCACGGGTCAGGAGATGGCTGAATTGGCGCAGCAGGTCCACCAATTAAGCCAGGCACAAGCTGCGCTGACGGAAGCCATGCAAAACCTCTTGGAAAATATGGCCGCTCAAAACCAGTCCGCTGAAAGCCAACAAACCCAGCAAGGCCAGCAGGGGCAACAGGGCCAGCAGGGGCAACAGGGCCAGCAGGGACAACAGGGCCAGCAGGGACAACAGGGCCAGCAGGGACAACAGGGCCAGCAGGGACAACAGGGCCAGCAGGGACAACAGGGCCAGCAGGGACAACAGGGGCAGCAAGCCCAACAAGCAGGCAAAGGGCGCAATACTGGCCAGCAAGGGCGGCCAGGTCAGGGTAATGGCCAACAAGCGGATGCCTCCCAGCAATTGCCGCAACTGGCACAACAGCAAGAACAATTGGGACAACAGGCTGATGCCGTTGCGCAAAAGCTCGCCACACTGGCCGGCAAGGACGGACGGGTGGGACACAATGTTGCCACTCTGATGAATCAAGCTGCAAACCAAATGAAAAACGCGGCTCAGAGCCTGAAGGGCGGCCAGCCCGGACAAGGTTTAACCCAGGCGCGCGAGGGTGGTTACGGCTTGAACACGGTGGCATCCAAGCTGGAAAAATTGGTGGGGGACGATCTCCGTCTAACCGATACTTCTGCCGAGGATTATCCCAAGGAATATCAGCACGTCATCCAGGAGTACCTGAAACGTCTGTCTCACCAGGAATAA